GGGTTCAGGGTTCAGGGTTCAGGGTTCAAAGATATCAAAATTTCACTTCTCTCATCACTCATCAGAAATCGTCCATCGTCCATCGCTTACCGCTCAATATCATACTTCTTCATCTTGTTGTAGATGTGGCTACGCTGGATGTCAATTGCTTCGGCGGTGGCTGAAACGTTCCAGTCGTACTTTTCCAGCTTTTTGATCAGGAATAGACGTTCGGCATGCTCCTTGTACTCCTGGAAGGATTCGGTATCATCGATAATTTCACCCAGCACTTTTTTGGATGAGGTGCGCCCCACAACCAGGGATTCCACATCCTGGGCAGTGATGGTGTCTTCCGGCGACAGAAGCGCAAGACGCTCCACAGCGTTTTGCAGCTCGCGGATATTTCCTGTCCACGAGAGGCCCTTCATTACCTCAAGTGCTTCATCGGAGAACTCTTTCCCTGAGAATACAATATCTTCTTTCCCGAGACGAGCCAGAAAGGTTTTTGCGAGCAGCGGAATGTCCTCTTTTCGCTTGCGCAGCGGCGGTATCTGAATCGGGATCACGCTGAGGCGATGGTACAGGTCTTCCCTGAACCGGCCGTTTTCGATCTCCTCCTGCAAATTCTTGTTTGTGGCTGATATGATCCGCACATCCACATCTATGGTTTCCGATCCGCCCACCCGTACAATCTGATTCTCCTGCAGGGCGCGCAGCACTTTGGCCTGTGCATCCTGACTCATGTCGCCAATTTCATCCAGAAACAGCGTACCTCCGTCAGCCTGCTCGAATTTACCGATCCGGCGTTCCGAGGCACCGGTAAAGGCGCCTTTTTCGTGGCCAAACAGCTCGCTTTCCAATAGCTCGGACGGGATGGCCGCGCAGTTAACGTCAACAAACTTTTTGGATGACCGCTTGCTCAGGTTGTGAATCGATCGTGCAACCAATTCCTTGCCCGTACCGTTTTCGCCGGTGATCAGCACCCGGCTGCTGCTCGCGGCAATCTTGCCGATCGTTTTTCTGATTCTGTCCATAACCGGACTGTTGCCGATAATATCTTTTGCACCGTGCAGCTCCGCTCTCATCTGGCGGTTCTCCCTGATAAGCTCGCTGCTCTGCAGTGCGTTTCGAACCGTAATCAGAAGCCGGTTCAGGTCCGGTGGTTTTTCTACAAAATCGAACGCCCCTTTCTTCGCTGCATCCACCGCTATCTGTATGGTGCCGTGCCCGGATATCATGATCACAGGTAATTCCGGAATCCTCTCCTTAATCCTCTCGAGCACTTCGATTCCGTCCATTCCCTTCATTTTGATGTCGAGGATCACCAGGTCGATCTGCTCGTTTCCGATCAGGCTAAGGGCTTCTTCACCGTTTTCGGCCTCCAGAACACTGTATTTCTCGAACTCCAGAATATCCCGCAGAATATTCCGGATGCTCTTTTCATCGTCTGTGATCAATATGTGAGGCTGTCGGGACATGTATTTAATTTAATATCCGTTATAAAGGTACTCCAGGATCCGCTCATGCACCCAATCAACGTGGGAGGTGCGGGCCGTATAGTTATTGGTAACGATTGTAACCGTCAGCCATTTTCCGGATTCAGTTTGCAGGTATCCGCTCAGTGACCGCACGCCCGATGAAAAACCGGTCTTACCGATAAAATTTTCACGAAGTGATCCGTTCCGGAATCGATGGCCGAGCGTACCATTTACACCTCCGATGCTGAGTGATTCATATAGATAGCTGAACCAGGGTTCTTTTTGGATGGTAACCAGGTAGCGGTTGAGGTCGGATGCCTTGAGAAGCGTGGACGGAGCCATTCCGGAGGCATCCCGAAGCATTACGGACAAGGTGTCAAATCCGGTGGAGTGCATAAATTCCTTGATCACATTCAGCCCAAGCTC
The sequence above is drawn from the Rhodohalobacter mucosus genome and encodes:
- a CDS encoding sigma-54-dependent transcriptional regulator, whose translation is MSRQPHILITDDEKSIRNILRDILEFEKYSVLEAENGEEALSLIGNEQIDLVILDIKMKGMDGIEVLERIKERIPELPVIMISGHGTIQIAVDAAKKGAFDFVEKPPDLNRLLITVRNALQSSELIRENRQMRAELHGAKDIIGNSPVMDRIRKTIGKIAASSSRVLITGENGTGKELVARSIHNLSKRSSKKFVDVNCAAIPSELLESELFGHEKGAFTGASERRIGKFEQADGGTLFLDEIGDMSQDAQAKVLRALQENQIVRVGGSETIDVDVRIISATNKNLQEEIENGRFREDLYHRLSVIPIQIPPLRKRKEDIPLLAKTFLARLGKEDIVFSGKEFSDEALEVMKGLSWTGNIRELQNAVERLALLSPEDTITAQDVESLVVGRTSSKKVLGEIIDDTESFQEYKEHAERLFLIKKLEKYDWNVSATAEAIDIQRSHIYNKMKKYDIER